The Malus domestica chromosome 17, GDT2T_hap1 genome contains the following window.
TAGAATTTTGTGCTCTGATGATAAGTCCATGCTGCAAAGAAATTGGTCAGGATCAAAGAATTCAACTGTAATGCTTCGGTAGATTGTGTCACCAAGACTTGCCCTCCCATTCTGCAAAAAATCGACAAACCAAACCCAACATCAGAACGCGGTTATAGAACTCATCAGGCCACATGTAATGTAAGGAGGCAAAGAGGATAGTTCCCTCTTTCTTTACCTTGGGGAGGGATTCAATGTAGTTTTCGGGGATCTCCATTTCTGTTAAAACTTGAGCATTGATGGCCATAGCTGCTTTAAGCACTTGGTTGACGCAATCCTTTTGATATTGTATGAACTTTCGTGCGGCGTCTGATAAACCATTTGGTGGAACTTTAGGAGTAGGTAGCCACCATTTGTCATCTTTTCTCTTTGCAGATCCTTTCtctttctcatcagcatctttgGATACATAATAGAACTCTTGTTTTTCTTGGAAGTTATCTAGACAATCCTGCATAATCCATTAGGAGTTTTGTTAGAGAAAAATAATCCATTAAATCcgagttttcttaaaaaaaatgttaacaaGACTTACGATAAGCATTGCGTCGAGCTTACGCAAGGCAGGGATGTTCATGTGAAGATCTGTTCGTTGCCGGGTCACCATTATCTGTTAGATCAAAACATACAAATTCTTAACAGAAGGTGAAATGCGAGTGCAAATGCGTACGTGACAAGGAACAAAAGAGGAGATTGTACCTCCATGTTAGTTCCATCCTTGCCCTTCTGTTGTGAAGCAACAAATTCAACTATGTAATCACTGACACACAAGAACCAATCTATTTCTTTTCTCCACCTCTTTTTCCTCTCGGTGGACATGGGTTCTAGGCGAGTTTGTTCCCCAAAAACAGAAGCTGCATTGCGTTCGGAAAGGAATGGTGAACGAAATGCAATccagaaataataaaaaaataaaaaaaatctgctAGCCTTTGCACTAATACAAACCATATTGATTGTATACATACCGGCAAGATTTGTAATAGCATTCGACAATGCCAACGCTGACGAAACACCCTTACCTCCACCGGACATATCTTCACCCAGAAGCAATTTCGCGAACCTCTCCTTCATCTGTTCCATATCTGAATCAAACCCAACAAGAGATAAATAATTcataactcaaaaaaaaaaaaaaaaaaaaatgtatacatTACAAGTTATATATGGCAGACAAATCATCACCTGTTTGCTGTTGCTTTTCCCTCGCTTCTCTAGCGGCAGCTTCCTCTTTGCTCAACTGCGATTTAGAGCCTTGAGCTCCATTACTACTTCTCGATGAAGCCTTCTTATCATCGTCCTGAAATTCTAACACGGTAGCACTCTCGATGCTCAAGCTCTTTGTATGCCTTCCGGTATTCTCATGCATTCCCTTGAAATGATACAATCTAGACTTGtaatcctcttcttcttcttcgagcgCCCGGACCATTCTCAGCTTTTTGAGGAAGATTTTTATAGAATGAACGACGGAGAACAAGGCATGACTGCTGTTCAACCTATTGGGAGGAGGGAGAGGAGGGCGAGAGGGATCTATTTTGTCGGTTACGCGATTTCGTGCGGGAGAGGGAAGAGAGCTTCCAAATCCAAAAGACTTAAGAAACAAGACTTGTTCTTGTTGTTTTTTTGTTGCTGTTCttgttgtttcttcttcttcttcctttttctgaTGAAATGGTAAGTTTTGACAAAAATGTGGAGGGGAATGATTGGGAAGATTTGATGGGTtggttaattttgttttctttttttgatatttttcagTTGGGTTGGAGGAACGTGGGGTGCATGTTTTGAGAAATTAGCATGCAAACACAAATgttttttgataatttttttaacttctagtttttgttttgttaatgtTGTTGTTTTGGGGAGGTTttggtttttggcttttttgaGGAATGAATGAACTGGATGGTTGAGGTTTTGATGGTGGGGGTCACAGAGCAGCTAAAATCCCGGGAAAGACACAGGTGCTTTTCTAATttaccacctctctctctcctgggCCGGATGAGATTGGACCTTAAGAATAAGATTGAATTAGCAGAAACTTATAACTCATGTATAAGGATAGAAACTTATAACTCATGTATAAGGATACGTTAAATAACCCGGTCTATTAAGGATTCATAACCCATCATGTCAAGTCATGTCCATCTCACATTTTGACACAACAAACAACGAACTGgactcaaatttattttaattgatcacAATCTATCTCAACCAGCGCACCAAAACAGGCCTATTGGATGGTTTCGGTGGGTCAATAGCAGCCCCAGCTCCTCTCCTAGAATATTCAATTTCATTATAcgtagatgagagagagagagagtgtagTTCCAACAACTTCTTCTCTACTCCAACAACTTCTTTATAAGAACTTGATTATCGGTTTTTATGCTAATCATGACGGTTGTCCAACAGTATTTCTCTCTACTTTGTAACTTACAAAAAGTATTATCTGTTCGTGAATCGTGATTAGTATTTGACGGTGTTGTTTGCTCACGATGCAACACATTCAGACCTTGGAGCATTACAATAGAAGTGGATTGCAAATTTTGATTCCCATCAAAATTGATCAACAATTTCCTAATTTTTCATAGTGAGTCCCAAAATATCGaacaaaattcatataaaaattaaaaagaataatGTAATTTGTTTTTCGATGAAACAGTGGAAaaattccaattccaattccaattccaaacTTTGTGTTTATTTGTGCATGTTGATTTTCCTTGAAATTATTTAATACAAACACCAAAAATAAACAGTGGTGTGCAGAAATTACTTCCGATTCATAACAAGTCTTGAGCCACTTGATCATGCTTAACATACCATTCAATACTTAATCAAACTTAATATCCAATTATCTATACAAAAACCTGTAATTATCTCAATGGAGCACAAATAATAAAATGGAAGTCAAGAACAACATAGAAGCACAAACAATAATCCAACATAGTAATCCAACATAGAAGGGAAACAGTCCTTTACATGGAAGGAGGCATATTAAACACCAAAAGCACCTTTTAACAACATACAGTAATACAGATAAAGGGTCTCAAACCCATACTCACCACTAGCAATTTGCTTATTTCAATTGACAGCTCCAGATTCTGATCCCAGCGAAAGAAAGCTAGCAATATCGTGAACACCGTAACCCTAGTAGTCGAACGGCCATCCTGAATACCCCATCTCGTTATTATGTTCCCGCATAGTTGATGGGCTACTTTCAGTTGTTGGGTTATGACTAGTGCTTGAGCTAGAGCTGGAACTAGATGAGCGAAACGGCCACAGAGATGAGAAAAGGTTTCGCCTCCCTTGGTTTTCTCTACCACTCTCCCTTGCACTGGTATTACTACCAAAACTACTGCTTCTACTTCGACTATTTGAGCTACGACTGCTTCCCACTCCTTGCGGACCTTGTGGAGGCAGTTCTTGGCGGCAAACAGGGCATGAGTTGTGTTGGACTAGCCATGGTACGATACAATCAGTGTGGTACAGATGGTCACAAGGCATTTGCTTTGCTTCAGATCCCAGCTCGAATTTGTCCTTGCAAACAGGACAGTGCGCATCAGAACGGAGATGCCTATTTGTGATCTTAACAGTAGGCATTGCATCAATTGAACCTCTGGAGGCTGGGGCAGGGCCTCGCCGGTCATTAGCTGAAAGCTGCTCAAATAGTTCTTCTAAGCCAGGACCTACAAAATAATCCCCAACATTACCCCGTGTCACACCTATTCCAGGCGACCCATTGAAAAAAGCTTCAAAAGTACCGTTTCCAGAAAGTCGAAAAGGAATTTGGCCACCAAAAATCAATAGAGGAGCAAACGCCGGGTTACGCTCTGGAACTAAATCTGGTCTTCCCCTAATGCTATCATTACGCCTTCTGTCTGTCAATTGGTGCAGCGCTGAGAAAGCTTCCATGATCCCAAACCTCCTGTCAGGATCATCATCATTGTCCAGTCCAAAGAAATCCATTGGGCTGATATGAACCATATCATCAAGTTCTTGAACAAATCCTCCATCGCAGCCTGGGCAAACTGCATCTCGCCCTCTCAGCCGAACTGGCTGCCTGCAATTGTAACACCAGTGGGTGTTTCGGCCACTTGACATCTCTCCTCTTCCAAAAACTTATGAGTACATACAACAAGTCTTGCCCCCGAATGCCTCAATATTTAATCATCATCTGAGCACAGTGACACACAGAGATCGCAAATTAAGGTCAAGCCACCtatttcaaattcaaaatcattaaGATACAGTCTGGACCCAAACAAGTTCGAATTTGGCAGTTCGCATAAAGAAATTGAAACTGCGATCCATACTACATACACaggaatttataaaaaaaaaaaaaaaaaaaaaaaaaaaaaaatcagattgcAAAGATATTTATTAGAATCTTTATGTAAAGTGCTTTCGTAAATCCAATGTATTTCTGAAACCAATAAATAAAATCCAATTTATTTCCTAAACAATTACAATTACCCAATTCAGATACTCCAAAATCCAATTCGATTCGAATTGCATCCATCTATTTCAGGTTGATCATTGGTTGAGTAATTCACTAATTAAAATACcaaaaagataaacaaattaatAACCAAGATCAGAAATAATCAGCTCAACAAATATTCTCACTCAGATAATAATCcttttgtaaaacaaaataaatatatttggATAATTCattttttcaatccaatttaTTCCCTAAATGCTCcaaatcaaccaattcaaatACTCAAAAAACGAATTCCAGTCGAATCCAATCCATCCATTTCAGGATGATCATTGGTTAAATCTAAATAATCAGTAATTCCATattaaaaatactaaaatagTTAACGAAATTATATCCAAGATCAGGCTTTAATaagctaaaaaaattaaaattaaaattaaaaaaaaaaaataaataactagCCTCATTTGCAGCAGGAAATTCAGCacttaaacaacaaaaacaacactGCGACTTCAGAttcatacaaataaataaatatatatatatatatatatatatttgtataatTATATAGTGTAAAGGCAAACCCTAACCTTGAGAAGGCGAAGGCGAAGGCGAAGGCGAAGCTATACTGAAATTTCTGAGATGTATCCACATCGATGATGCGACAAAATAAATGAGTGTGAGAGACCCCGCTTCCTTATCTCTCCTCCCCCTCTCGTTGTCTAGTATCCTCCTTTAGATGGGCCTTTTGTTAAATCAGATCCGttattttgatccaacggctggAAATGAGCGCCTGTAGTTACTCAACTTTATTAGAGCTTTTCGTGCTTTTCTAACCTTATGTCAAATTACTTTGACAAAACTGAAAAAATCATATGTCAGGTATTACAGTATAATAATATTACTCTTCACTTGTAATAAAAGATCTTAGGATAGATTatcgtcaaagacgaatttgaaccataataTTACCaattcattgtgaggctaaactcatCTGCTCactcttaatgtagataatatcgattattaaaaaaaaaaaacaatggttGAACCAAATTGCTTGCATATAtttacaagaaaataaaacacTGCTCAAATATTGCTTGGTTTAGTCGGATGGAATGGTTGAGCTCATTTTACCCCAGCCATATATTTTGCAGGATGATTTTGATAATCCTTTCAACTTTCAAATCAGTCTTAATTTTAAGCGTATTTCAAACTATGTACGAGAATCGGAAGCATTAAATACTCCTCACATGAAGTACAAATTGTTGAATAGAGTTGTCTTTGTATAACACGTCTCATGTAGGGGTGTGTTGTTAGGATATCGGACCACATGATTTGTGAGATAACTCTCCTACTAAAGAATCTCTCGTAAAATTAGTTGAAATAGTGAATTCTACGGCTTGGATCAATAGCACTATGTGCATACAATTGCCTTAGCTACAAAGAAATATTCTGAAAACTTTATGCTAGATGGAGGAAAGTAAAAATCTCAAAAATGGTGGGTGCGataatgtaatttaaattttattatgttCGACTTTGTAAATTGACTTTTATCATGTCTCATTTTGCAATTTGCCTCCATCCAACCAAACATCATCATCTTACGTGTCCTCCTGCTGACCACCAAGGAGTCAGAGGTGCCATCCACTT
Protein-coding sequences here:
- the LOC103405455 gene encoding probable E3 ubiquitin-protein ligase RHC1A isoform X2 — encoded protein: MSSGRNTHWCYNCRQPVRLRGRDAVCPGCDGGFVQELDDMVHISPMDFFGLDNDDDPDRRFGIMEAFSALHQLTDRRRNDSIRGRPDLVPERNPAFAPLLIFGGQIPFRLSGNGPGLEELFEQLSANDRRGPAPASRGSIDAMPTVKITNRHLRSDAHCPVCKDKFELGSEAKQMPCDHLYHTDCIVPWLVQHNSCPVCRQELPPQGPQGVGSSRSSNSRSRSSSFGSNTSARESGRENQGRRNLFSSLWPFRSSSSSSSSSTSHNPTTESSPSTMREHNNEMGYSGWPFDY
- the LOC103405455 gene encoding probable E3 ubiquitin-protein ligase RHC1A isoform X1; protein product: MSSGRNTHWCYNCRQPVRLRGRDAVCPGCDGGFVQELDDMVHISPMDFFGLDNDDDPDRRFGIMEAFSALHQLTDRRRNDSIRGRPDLVPERNPAFAPLLIFGGQIPFRLSGNGTFEAFFNGSPGIGVTRGNVGDYFVGPGLEELFEQLSANDRRGPAPASRGSIDAMPTVKITNRHLRSDAHCPVCKDKFELGSEAKQMPCDHLYHTDCIVPWLVQHNSCPVCRQELPPQGPQGVGSSRSSNSRSRSSSFGSNTSARESGRENQGRRNLFSSLWPFRSSSSSSSSSTSHNPTTESSPSTMREHNNEMGYSGWPFDY
- the LOC103405454 gene encoding rop guanine nucleotide exchange factor 12, which encodes MVRALEEEEEDYKSRLYHFKGMHENTGRHTKSLSIESATVLEFQDDDKKASSRSSNGAQGSKSQLSKEEAAAREAREKQQQTDMEQMKERFAKLLLGEDMSGGGKGVSSALALSNAITNLAASVFGEQTRLEPMSTERKKRWRKEIDWFLCVSDYIVEFVASQQKGKDGTNMEIMVTRQRTDLHMNIPALRKLDAMLIDCLDNFQEKQEFYYVSKDADEKEKGSAKRKDDKWWLPTPKVPPNGLSDAARKFIQYQKDCVNQVLKAAMAINAQVLTEMEIPENYIESLPKNGRASLGDTIYRSITVEFFDPDQFLCSMDLSSEHKILDLKNKMEASMVIWKRKMNQKDGKSGWGSAVSLEKRELFEERAETILLLLKQRFPGIPQSSLDVSKIEYNADVGQAILESYSRILESLAFTVLSRIEDVLYADFATQNPSHVACKRPYLEDTTIATSPDRSSKEENAGGETPCSMTLSDFMGWGADQSETEPKKDLDAADEDYCEVKHPHIQKIANIVTNKKISYLENLGGLRSPTARH